The stretch of DNA GGTGAGGACGGTCCGGCCGGGCAGCTTGCACCACCAGCCGACCGCCCACGACGGCAGCACCCGGACACCCTGTGGGCGGCGGCGCACCCAGCCGGTGAGGCTGCGGTGGCCGTGCACCACGATCATCGGCCCCACGTGCAGGTGCCTGCCCAGGGCGGCCGACAGGGCGAGGCGGGCGCGCTGCGCCTCCCTGCCGGCCTTGCCGACGTAGGGCTGCGCGCGGCCGCGGACGAACACCACCCGCTCCCCCACCCGTACCACCGCACCGGGGTGGTGTTTGGTGTTGACCGTGAAGACGCCGAACGGGCCGATCACCAGGTGGTCGATGTCGCCGCCGGCACCGAGCCGGATGCCGTGGAGTACCTTCCAGCCGCGGACGGCCAGCGGGTCGAGCTTCCCGGCGACGTGCCGCTCCCCGGCCGCGCCGGTCCGCCAGGCGTAGTCGGCGGTCCGGACCCCGGCGACGCGGGCGAGCAGCCGGACCGCTCGGCTCTGCGGGCGGAGCCGGTCGGCGCGCCGCTGCAGGGCCGCGCCGGCCTCCTGATCGGCGAGGTCGGTGCCGGGGTGCCGCCGGCGCTGCGGCTCCGCCGGTGCCCCGCGGCGCCACTCGGTCACGGCCTGCTGGAACTCCGGCCACATCCCGGGCTGGTCGAGGTGGTGCTGCTGGGTACGCAGGTCGTACCACCCGACCTTGATCCCGTCGGCGGTCTCGACGTACAACCGGTCGTGGCCGTGCTTGGTCCACCGGTGGACCGACAGCGGAACCCCCATGCGACGCCCTCCACGTAAGTACATTCGTCGATGGCATCGTACGGTGACGGTACGACTACGCTGACGTCCGGCTCACCCGGTCCATCCAGGACTCGACATCGGCGGCGGTACGCGGCAGCCCGTCGGACAGGATCGTGCACCCGCTGTCGGTGATGAGGATGTCCTCCTCGATCCGGAAGCCCATCCCGCGCATCTCCGCCGGGATCAGGGCGTCGTCGGCCTGGAAGTAGATGCCCGGCTCCACCGTCAGCACGTGCCCCTCGGCGAGGGTCCCGTCGAGGTATTCGGTGGACCGCGCCTGCGCGCAGTCGTGCACGTCCAGGCCGAGCATGTGCCCCGACCCGCACAGGGTCCACCGCCGGTGCAGGCCGTTGTCCTCCTGCAGCGCCTCGTCCGCCGACACCGGGAGTACGCCGAGGTCGGCCAGCCCGTGGGCGAGGACCGTCATCGCCGCCCGGTGGAACTCCCGGTAGGCCACGCCCGGCTTCAACACGGCGATCGCGGCGTCGTTGGCTCGGCGGCACAGCTCGTAGAGGTCGCGCTGCAGCGGCGAGAAGCACCCGGAGATCGGCAGGATCCGCGTCACGTCGGCGGTGTAGAGCGAGGTCGTCTCCATCCCAGCGTCGAGCAGCAGCAGGTCGCCGTCGCGCAGCGGCCCGTCGTTGTCGGTCCAGTGCAGGGTCGCCGCGTGCGCGCCCGCCGCCACGATCGAGTTGTAGCCGACGTCGTTGCCCTCCAGCCGGGCCCGGGACCAGAAGACGCCCTCCAGGCTGCGCTCGCTGCCGCCGGGCAGGGCCCGCACGACGTCCTCGAAGCCCCGGGTGGTGCCGGCGACAGCCTCACGCAGTTGGGCGACCTCCCACGCGTCCTTGATCAGGCGCAGCTCGCTGAGGACCGTCGCCACCTCGGGATCGGTCTGGTCCCGGCCGCCCTCGCGCAGGTCGTCGATGTGCCGGGTCGGCAGCCCGAACTGCTTGGCGCTCTCGGCGAGGGTCGCCCGCCGACCGGCCCACAGCTCGCCGTGCTTGCGGTCGCGGAAGAACTCGCCGTTGTCGCGGTCGGAGCGCGGCCGCAGGTAGAGCGCGCACTCCCCGTCGGGCTCCTTGACGAGCACGCCCTCGGAGGACTGGTCGCCGCTGAGCCACACGTAGGCGGAGTGCGGCCGGAAGCGGTAGTGCTGGTCGGCGGAGCGCTGCCGGAAGTCTCCCGACCGGACGATGATCCGCTCGCCGGGGAAGGCCTGCTGCAGCCGGTCGCGCCGGGCCGGTGTCCAGGCCGCGACCTCCAGCGGTGGCGGATCGAGCTCGGTGTCGAGCCAGCCGGTCCGCATGAACTCCTCCAGTGCGGCGGAGACCGGCAGGTCGTGGCTTCCGGTGTGGAACTTCTTCATCGCTACCTCCCAGGGTGGGGTCCGGGAGCACGCCCCCGGACCCCGCTTGTCTAGCTGAACGCCTTCACTTCGAGCAGGCCCACCGAGCTGGTGCCGTTGCTCTGCAGCAGCACCCGCAGCCTGGTGGTGTTGACCGCGGTGAAGGTGACGGTGTTGTACTGGTTGACCGCTATCGGGTAGCCGCCGGCTCCCGGAACATCAACATAGGCGCTGCCGTTCCAGGACTGCAGCTTCCACGACGACGGCACGTCGATGCCCTGGCCGTCGTCGAAGAAGTAGACCTGCGCCTGCTTGATCGACTGTGCCGACGACCAGGTCAGGTCGGCCCACTGCTGGCCGGTCTGCGGCCAGGTGCCCCAGCGGTTGCCCTGGTTGGTGCCGCCGGAGTTGGAGCTGGTCGGGTCGCCGCCGGTGTTGATCGCGGCACAGCTCTCCCACGCCGAGGTGAAGGAGCACGACGGGGTCGCGGTCAGGGCGAGGTTCCCGCCGCCACCACCACCGCCGACGACTAGCTGGAAGGTCCGGTTCACCGGGGCGCTCTGGGCGTCGTAGTCGCGCAGCTCCACGTTGAACGAGTAGGTGCCGGCCGTGGTCGGCGTACCGGTGACGGCTCCGGTGAAGCGGTCCAGGGTCAGGCCCGGCGGGAGCGAGCCGCTGGTGACGCGCCAGTCGTAGAACGGCACGCCGCCCTTGGCCGCGAGGGTCTGCGTGTAGGCCTGGCCGGTCGGGGCGTTGGGCAGGGTGGTGGTGGTGATCGAGGGTGCCAGGAACGGGGTGAGGTTGCGGTTGAGCGGCCAGCCCGCGTTCTCGGCGACGAGCAGTGCCAGCTTGGTCAGCATCCACCTGCGGGTCGGGAAGAGGTGGTTCCAGCCGCCGCTCTGCCCGCTGAGGCGGTCCCAGTAGGGCTGCGTGCCGGGGATGTGGTAGCTGCTGTCCAGCGGCACGGCCCGGCCCTGATAGGCGGTGACCTCGGCGTCGTTGACGCCGCCGGAGGTGACGAAGCTGCGCATCCCGGCCCAGTCGCTGTGGTACGCCACGGCGTGGCCGTACTCGTGCATGACCAGGCCGTGGACGTCGAGCACGTTGCCCGCGATCTCGGTCTTGTACCAGTCCTCGTCGGCGAGGGAGGTGAACAGCTGCTTGCCGGCCTCGTCGTACTCGAAGATCATCGCGGTGGAGCGGTGGAGCGGGCCGGGCAGCTGCACGCCGTTGCGGGTGGCGTATTTGCCGTTGGCGGCCGGGTAGCCGGTGGAGTAGGGGGTCTGGATGCCCCGGAAGAAGACCCACATGCCGTTGTAGGCGGCGTTGTTGGTGACGGTGATGTTGTTGGCCCAGTCGTTGCCGGGCAGGTGGTTGGTCTCCGCACCGGCAGCGACGGTGTCGAACGGCTGGATGCTGAAGAACCGGTACCAGTCCTTCACGGCCTCCTCCGCTGCGGTGCGGAACGCCGGGTTGGTGAAGTAGCCGGTGATGGTGTCGTAGCGGTAGTCGAAGGTGATCGGAATGGTCGGTTCGATCGCGGTCTTCTGGTCCTGCTGCACCCGGATCGGCATGGTCTGGGTGTATGTCGTGCCGTTGCCGGCCCGGACCGACAGCCGCAGCGTGTAGAGCTCGTCGACCCCCGGCGCGCGCTTGGAGTGGATCGCCAGCTTGAAGGTCTTCGTCTCGGTGGCGCCGGCGAAGGTGAGCTGCTTGGTCGCGCCGGTGGCGGTGAGCTGGCTGGGCAGGTCCATCATCAGCCGGGAGGTGCCCTCGGCCTTGAGGTCGATGGTCACCGGGAACGGGACGTCCGTCGGCGGCTTCACGGTCAGCTCGATGTAGGGATTGGCTAGGTAGCCCTCCCAGTCGACGAGCTTGACGCCGTAGTCGTTGACGACCCGGCCGAACCGGTCGACGACGGTGGCGGTGCCGGCGGCGTGCGCCGGTGGGACGGCGATGAACAGGGAGGCGAGGAGCACCAGTACGAGGGTGGAAGCGCGTTTCATGGCGGGATACCTCAGTTCTTGATGCCGGTGAGGGTGACACCTTCGATGAAGTAGCGCTGCAGGACGAAGAACAGCGCGATGATCGGGGCGATGACGGCGGCGGACGCGGCCATCAGGTAGCCCCACTGGGTGATGTAGATGCTCTGGAACGCCGCCAGGCCCAGCGAGAGCGTGTACTTCTCCTCGTCGTTGAGGTAGAGCAGCGGGCCGAGGAAGTCGTTCCAGGTGCCGATGAAGGTGAAGATCGTGACGACGACGATCGCGGGTTTGGACAGCGGCATGACGATCGTCCAGAAGACCCGCCAGGGCGAGGCGCCGTCGATGTAGGCGGCCTCGTCCAGCTCGAACGGGATGGTGAGGAAGAACTGCCGCAGCAGGAAGACGTTGAGCACCCCGCCGCCCGCTCCGGCAAACCAGCTCGGCACCGTCAACGGGATGATCGTGTTGAGGGCGCCGAGCTCCTGCCACATCACGAAGGTCGGGATCAGCGTCACGGCGTAGGGCAGCATCACGCCGCTGAGCAGCATCGCGAAGACGACGTTGCGCCCCCGCCAGCGCAGGCGGGAGAAGCTGAACGCGGCGATCGAGCAGGTGATGACGGTGCCCAGGACGTTGACGACGGCGATGACGACCGTGTTGACGGCGTACCGGCCGAAGGGCTGCGCGGTGAGCGCCTCGGGGAAGTTGGACCACTGGAACGGGTCCGGCATCCACTGCGGCGGCGCGATGAACATCTGCGTGTCCTGCATCAGGGCGCTGCGGATCAGCCACACGAACGGCAGCAGCGTCGGCACCGCCCCGGCGGTGAGGGCCAGGTAGAGCAGGGGCCTGCCCCTCATCGCGCACCCGCCATCTCGTAGTAGACCCAGCGCCGCGCGTTGCGGAACAGCACGAAGGTGACGAGCAGGATGATCATGAAGAGCACCCAGGCGAGCGCGCTCGCGTAGCCCATCTCGCTCTCCCGGAACGCGGTGCGGAACAGGTAGTAGACGTAGAAGAGGGTGGCGTTGTCGGGACCTCCTTCGGTCATCACATAGGCCTGGTTGAACACCTGGAACGTGCCGATGACCCCGACGACGAGGTTGTAGAAGATCGTCGGGGTCATCATCGGTACCGTCACGTGGCGGAACCGGTGCCACGGCCCGCCCCCGTCGACGGACACGGCCTCATAGAGGTGCTGCGGTACGCCCTGCAGTCCCGCCAGGAAGATCACCATTGTGTTGCCGAAGCCCCACGTGCTCATGATGATCAGCGACGGGACCGCCGTCTCCTCGTCGTAGATCCACATGCCGGTCGGCAGCCCGGCCTGGCTCAGCAGCGCGTTGAGCAGCCCGAAGTCCGGGTTGAAGATCCAGAGCCAGAGGACCACGTTGGCGATCGCAGGGACGAGCGTGGGCAGGTAGAAGATGGTCCGCCACACGGGCAGGCCGCGCAGGCGCTGGTTGAGCAGCATCGCCGCGGCGAACGCGACGATCAGCGCGACCGGGACGGCGCCCAGCGTGTAGTAGGTCGTGGTGCCCAGGGACTTCCAGAACAGCTCGTCGTCGGCGAGCGCCGCGTAGTTGCCGGTGCCGACGAACGCGGGTGTGCCGCCGATCTGCCAGTCGGTGAGGCTGAGGCCGAGCGAGGCGATCATCGGCCCGGCCGTGAAGACGGCGAAGCCGAGGATGGCCGGCACGGCCATGAGCAGGCCCCAGCGCCGCTCCAGGCGCCGCTGGCCGGACAGGGCCGCCATACCGCTACAGCCCCTGCGTGGGTTGCCAGCCCTGCATCCGGCTGGTGACCTTGGGTGCGATCTCCTTGAGCACCTCGGCGGCGGTCCGCTTGCCGGTCTCGATCGCCTGCAGCGCCGGGGTCAGCACATCGCTGTTGATCGCCGACAGGTTCTTGAGCCGCCCGCGCAGGTCCGGCACGCCGTGGTCGCGCGCGTAGTCCACCACCGCGGTGCGGAACTCGGGCGGGTGCGCGTCGTTCTTCGTCCACGAGTCGATCGCGGCCTGGTCCTCGTAGTACTTGCGCTCCTGCGGCATCCACAGGCCGAGCCGGTAGAGGTCGACGTGGGCGGGGTCGATGTGGAAGGCGAAGAGCTCGATCGCCTCCTCGACGTGCTTGCTCCCGGCGAAGACGGCGGAGGCCCCGGCGACCTGGCTGGTGGTGTAGGGCGTGTCGTACTTCGGGAGCACGCCGATGCCGTAATCGGCCTTGCTCTCGTTCATGTCCAGCAGGCTCCAGTGGCCGTCGACGACCATCGCCACCCGCTTCGTCTTGAGCAGGATGTTGGTGCCCGGCACGTCGTCGCCGGTCGCGGCGAGCTGCCCCGGTCCGGGAGCCACCCGGTGCTTGTAGATGAGGTCCTGCAGGTTCTGGAACACCTCGATCGCCTCGGGCGCGTCGAGCAGGCACCTGGTTCCGGCGGCATCGGCGAAGTCGGCGCCGTTGCTGCGCAGGAAGCCGTACCAGGCCGCGGCGTAGGTGATGCTGCTGGAGACGCCGAACTGCCGGACCTTCTTGGGGTCGAAGCCGGACTCGTCGGGGTGCTTCCCGTTCTGGTCGATCGTGAGCTTGTAGGCGTTCTCGACGAGCTGGTCCCAGGTCCACGCAGCGGCCGCGGTGGCGGGCGGCGGGGAGATCCCGGCGGCGGCGATGGCGGACCTGCTGTACCAGAGCAGCTCGATCTCGTTCGCGGTCGCGACCCCGTGCAGCCGGTCCTTGCCGTACCACAGGTACGCGTCCGGCAGGTAGCCCTTGAGCTGCGGGTATTTGCTCAGGTAGGGGAAGAGGTTGACGAGCTTGCCCTGCTCGGCGAGGCGGTAGGACATCGCCATCGGGATGTAGCCGACGTCGGGGACGTTGCCGCTGGCGACGAGGGTGTTGAGCTTCACGTCGTACTCGTCCGGGGTGAACAGCGGCTTGACCTTCGTACCGGCATTCGCCTGCTCGAAGGCTTTGAGCATCTTCTCCACGGCCTTCTGCTCGAAGGTGGAGCCCCAGTACATGAATTGCAGCTGCGCGCCGGCGGCGGAGCCGTCGTCTCCGCAGGCGGCGAGCAGCGCGGTCAGGCCGCCGAGGGCCAGCAGTTCCCGTCTCTTCATCGGATTCCTTCGAAGGGGTGCGGCAGCCAGACCCGCATCGCGCCGCCGTCGCGGTTGTCCCACTGGAAGTACGGGACGGCGGTGGCGGTGACGGCGGTGCTGGCCGGTGGGGGGTGGTCGCCGTACGGCAGGCCGCCGGACGGCTGGTGGATCGCCCGGGCGTCGGCCTCGATCAGCACGGTGCGGCCCACGCCGGGCAGGTCTTGCATGCCGACCACGCGCAGCTCGGTGCCGGGGATCAGCGCCAGCTCGTCGACGTCGGCGGACTGGTCGGCCTGCTCGAAGCAGTAGACGAGCGGACCTCGTTCGACGGCGGCGCACCCGCGTACCGCGTCGATCCGCGGATGCGGGAAGACCAGCCGGGGCGCGAGGTCGAGCCGGAGCTCGACGTGCTCGCGGGGGTTGGAAAGGACCAGGTAGCCGCGCTCGTCCGGGGTGACGGGCACCGGCGTGCCGTCGACGAGCACGGTGGTGGTGCGGCTCCACGCGGGAATGCGCAGGGCCAGGCGCCACGTCGCGGGTGCCCGTGCGACCGAGATGCCGACCCGGCCGTCCCACGGGTAGTCCGTGGCGACGGCGAGCTCCACATCGGATGACCGGATCGTGCCGGGCGCGTACTGGTGCAGGTAGAGGCAGTCCTCGTCGCGGGTGGCGAGGTAGTGCCCGAGCGAGGCGACCGTCCGCATGATGTTGGGCGGGCAGCAGGCGCAGTCGAACCACTCCCTGCGCCGCCCGTCGTAGCGGTCGGCGGAGTAGTCGGCCCGGCGCTGCAGCGGGTTGACGTAGAAGAACCGCAGCCCGTCGGTGGAGGTGGCGGCCGCGAAGGCGTTGTAGAGCGTGCGCTCGAACAGGTCGGCGTAGCGTCCGTCGCCGGTGGCGAGCAGCAGGCGCCAGTTCCAGTGCAGGCTCGCGATCGCCGCGCAGCTCTCGTTGTATGCCCGGTCCGGCGGCAGCTCGTAGCGCTCCCCGAACGCCTCGCCGTCGTGGCGCGAGCCGTGGCCGCCGGTGAGGTAGGTCTTGGTGGCGACCAGGTCCTCCCAGCGCCGGACGGAGCAGTCCAGCAGCGACCGGTCGCCGGTCTCCAGGTAGACGTCGACGATGCCCGCTTCGAGGTAGAGCTGGCGCACCGCGTGGCCGACCGCGGTGTCCGCCTCGCGTACCGGGAGGTGGTCCTGGGCGTAGAGCGGGCCGAGGCCCACGTCGCGGATGAGTCCCCGGCCGCGGTTGTCGATGAGCTTGCGGGCGAGCGCGAGATAGGACCCTTCGCCGGTGAGCCGGTAGAGCTCGACGAGGGCCGTCTCCACCTCGGGATGGCCGTCGAGGCCGTCGTCGCCGCCGTCGAGGAAGACCGCGACGAGGTGGTCGGCGAGCCGCCGCGCCACGGCCGGCAACAGCGGCGCCGCACCGGCCCGCGCGGCGGCCACGGCCGCCTGCAGCAGGTGGCCCGCGCAGTACATCTCGTGGCTGTACTCCAGCTCCGCGTAGATCAGGTCGGGCTTGACGAGCTGGTAGTGCGAGTTGAGGTAGCCGTCGGGACGCTGCGCGCGGGCGAGCAGCTCCGCCGAGGCGGTCAGGAACGCCTCGTAGCCGGGGTCCGGCTGCCGGGCGTGCTCCCACGCCACGGCTTCGAGCTGCTTGTAGAGGTCGGAGTCCTGGAACCGGTAGCCCCGGAAGCCGCCCTTGCCCTCCCCCGCCGCCAGGCGCAGGTTGGGCACGCTGCCGCCCTGCTCGACCTGCCGGAGTCCCAGCGGGATGCTCGCCGTCCGGTTGGTCTGCTGCCAGCGCCCGAGCGGGCCGCCGGTGATCTGGACCTCGTCGAGGCCGAGCGGCCGCTGCACGGCGTGGGATCCGGCGGTGGGGACCGCCGGTCCGCAGATCCGGGGAGACGCGGCCATGAAGCCTCCATAAAGGTCAAAATCAAGAAAATCCCTGATTTGGTACGCCATCCGTAGCCATCGGCGTTCTGTACACGATGAACGCCGAAAACCTTTTCGGCAAGGGTTCATCTATGTCTCGATCACGGAGCAACCGAAAGGCTTTCGGCGGCGGATTGTTCAACGAAATGGTTGAACAATCCGCCGCCGTCGACTATCTTCAACCGTATGGTTAAAGATTCGGCGGTGCTGGACGGGGTCTTCCACGCCCTCGCCCACGAGGCGAGGCGCGACATGCTGCGCCGGCTCGCCGGCAGCGAGCTCTCGATCGGCGAACTCGCCGCCCCGTTGCAGATGTCCTTCGCCGCGGCGTCCAAGCACGTCAAGGTCCTCGAGGACGCCGCGCTGATCCGGCGCACCGTCATCGGCCGCCGCCATCTGTGCCGACTGCGGCCCGAGCAGCTCTCCGGCGCGAGCGCGTGGCTGCGCTTCTACGAGCAGTTCTGGGACGCCCGGCTCGACGCGCTGGAGCAGGTCCTGGAGAACCCGATCTCATCCAACCCTGAGGAGACGACATGAACACCGGCCATGCCACAGTCCCCGCCGTGCGGCGCGAACGCGTCCTGACCGCCCCGCCGCACGCGGTCTACCGCGCCTGGCTCGACCCCGTCATCCTGCAGCGGTGGCTCGCACCCGGGACGATGGAGTGCGTCCGCGCCGAGGTCGACGAGCGAATAGGCGGGCGCTACCGCATCTGGCAGAACGCGTCGGGGCAGCCCGGCGGCGGCTTCGACGCCGAGATCCTGGACCTCGTCCCGGACCGGCGCATCATCTGGCAGTGGGCCTTCGTCGGCCCCGACCGCGAGGCCGGACCGGTCTTCGACTCCCGGCTCACCGTGACGCTGGACGGCACGCCGGACGGCGGGACCCGCCTGGTCCTGCTGCACGAGCACCTCGACGCCCTCGCCGCGGCGCACCCCGACGTCGCCGATCAGGTCGGCAACGGCTGGGAATCGGTCCTCGACAAGCTCGACGCGCTGGCCACGGCCTGATCCGCCGACCCGGGTCGCCGCGGTGCCGGCGATCCGGGTCTCAGCCCGCCGCCTTCTTCACCAGCGCGGCGATCTTCTTCTCGCCGGCAGCGGTCAGCTCCGTCAGCGCGAAAGCCGTCGGCCACATCACGCCGTCGTCGAGGTCCGCCGTGTCGTTGAAGCCCAGCGTCGCGTACCTCGACTTGAATTTCTGCGCGGCCTGGAAGAAGCAGACGACCTTGCCGTCCCTGGCGTAGGCGGGCATCCCGTACCAGAGCTTCGGCGCGAGGGCCGGGGCGTTGGCCTTGACGATGGCGTGGATCCGCTCGGCCAGGACGCGATCCGGCCCGGGCATCTCGGCGATCTTCTCCAGCACCGAGTTCTCCTCGTCCTGCCCGGCCTTGCGGCGCGAAGCGGCCTTCAGCTCCTTGGCGCGCTCCTTCATCGCGTCGCGCTCCTCGTCGGTGAAGCGGGCGGACTTCTTGGCGGTCGCGGTGGCGCTCGTGGCGGCCTTCTTCGTGTCCTTCATGGCAGGTCTGCCCCCCGGCGGGTCGTGGTGGGAAACGACCTTCAGGTGAGGGAGCAGCCGAGGCGGTGGCTTCTCCGAAACTGATCGGGCGTTCACCTGGGTGAGACCAGCGACGATATCGAGGCGGCGGCCGACGGCCCAGCACCCCGGTGCCGACACGCCTACTTCGGGCGGCGGGCGCCGATCAGCAGGCCGAGGAGGCCGCCGACGGCGAGGACGATCACCGCGTACCGGATCTTCGTCGGATCGGTGAGCAGGGCCTCGCCGACCGCGCCGTCGGGCGTCGCCGACAGCGACGTGCCGCCGAGGTGGCCGAGGCCCTCGGTCGCCAGGAGGTAGAGGCCGGGCAGGGCCCCGGCGACCGGGAACCAGAAGAGCGCGGGGTCGTCCGCGCGCAGTGCCCGGACGGAGTGCATCGCGGCGAGGAGCCCGGCGACGACCGGCTGCAGGTAGAGGAACCGGGTCTCGGCCGTCGCCTGGGCGGCCTGCGCGGCAGCGGGGCCGCCGCCGAGGACCGTCAGCAGGTTCGGCTTGAGCACCGACAGGATCAGGCCCGCGAAGAGCACCCAGGTCATCGCCCACAGGCTCGCGCCGAGCACACCCTCGGGCAGTATCGCGAACGCGCCGCCGAGAACGCACGCCACCGCGACGGTGATGGCGAGCATCGTGACCGATGTCCCCGGCCCGTAGGCGAGCCGCACCCCGACGGCGGTCACCAGGCCGAAGGCGGCACCGGCCACGAAACCCACGAGCAGGCGCCGCCCGGCACCGGCATAGCGGGAGGCGGCCGCACCGGCGATCGACGCAGCCGTGATGAGCGAGGCGCTGAGGACATCGGGCATCGCCGCGACGGCCGCGCCGAGCGCTCCGGTCCCGCCGGGCGCGCCGTGCAGCGACGCGTACGCCGTGAACACCGTGATGCCGAGCCACAGCAGGCCCAGATAGACCTCCGTCTTGACGCCCGTGCTCGCTTCCGGCTCTTCGGTGTCGGTGATGGTATCGACGGCCACGTCAACGTCCAATGAGATCGGGGGGTTCGGGGCGAGGGCGATCGTACGCGTCCCCGGATCCGCCGCGAGACCCAGCCCGCTGTCGGCCGGGTGCCTTCCGCCCCGCCGCGGCAGGCGGGTAGTTTCGTGGTTTCTCCTGGCGCAGTGGAGGTGCACCGGTGGACCTGACCACGGCCTACACCGATTCCTCGTACCGGCAGCCCGACCCGGTGCAACGGCCGGCGGACCGCCGTCCGACCAACGAGCAGTGGGTGCTCATCGCCGCGGTGTGGCTGCTGTCGACGTGGTCGCCACGGCCAGCTGCCGCCTGGGCGCCGGTCCTCGTCTCCGGACGGACCTCGTCTCGCCAGGACCGGCAGTGGCCCGAACCGCCTGCGGCGGCCGAGATCGCCGTCGCCGCGGACCTGCCCGAGGCCACCGGTGCGACGGTGCTGACCAGCAGGGTGTCCCCCGGGCCTGGACAGTCCTACCAGCCCGCCCGCACCGATGCGGAGACGGCGGCGGAGCTCGTCACCCTGATCTCCCACACGGTGGCGGTCCCCGACCGGCGGGCGGAGTCACTGGTGCGGTTCCTCGCCGAGCAGCTCGCCGGTCCGTACTGCGACCTGCTCCGGCTCACCACCGGCACCGAGGGGCCGCTGCACCTGCTGCACCGCGACACCTACGGCAACACGCTGCGGGTCAGCCTGAACCCGGCGGTGCAGGTCGAGCCGCCGCCGTCGTTCGCGGCCGACGGTCCCGACGCCGTCCTGCGTACCCGGATCGCCTGCGTCATGACGCTGCTGAGCGACATGCTGTGGTTGAACAACAGCAGCCCGGTCACCTTCCGGTTCCGGATCGGCCGACTCGACGACGGCGACGGGGACCCAATGGCCGCGGCTGCCCGCTGGTGGTCCGAGATCGGCGAGGAGTCCGATGAGGACGAGTTCCGCCCCGTCTCCGCCGCCGACCTGCGGGCCGGCATCCGCATCCTGGTGCGGATGCACCTGAGCGAGCTGTTCGACGGCGAGTGGAGCGGCATCGAGGAGTTCCCGGAGGTTCCCGACGGGCACATCTCGACGTTCCTCGCCGACGAGCTGGCCGACCTCGTCCTCGCCCGGCTGGGCGACGACCCGCAGGTCGCGGTCGCGGGCTTCCTGCCGGTGGCGTGGCCGCCGCCGGAGGAGGGGCTCGACGACGACATGCGGACCACCGTGCTGCTGGTCGCCGGTGCCGAGGTGGCGTCCCTGGAGATTGACCTCGTCTGCTGACGGGCCTCACCTGTGCGGTCGGCTTCGCTGCCGTGTCCTCATTCGATCCAGATCGGCCCGGGCCACCACCGGCGACCGGAAATCCATGAGACCTTCCATTGAATCCAGCCGATGTGTAGATTTTCTTCAGGCATCCGCACCTCCATGAAGGAGTTCTCAGGTGACGACACCCCTCCGCCGCCGCGGCATCATCTCGGCCCTCGCCTCCACCGCAGCGGTCATCGCGATCAGCGCCTTCGGCGCGTCCCCCGCGCACGCCGCGACCGCCAAGACCCTGACCACCTACACCTTCCAGGCGCAGCAGACCGGCTACTGGTGCGGACCCGCCGCGACCCGGCTCGCGCTGACCGTGCGCGGCTACGCACCCACCCAGGCCACGCTCGCCTCCCGGCTGCCCACCGACACCGCGGGCACCGACTCGATCACCCAGGTGATGGCCGTGCTCAACAGCTACGCCAACGTCAACAACTGGTACGAGCACAAGGTCGTCAACAACAACAGCGCCGCCGAGCAGAA from Allocatelliglobosispora scoriae encodes:
- a CDS encoding Ig domain-containing protein, whose protein sequence is MKRASTLVLVLLASLFIAVPPAHAAGTATVVDRFGRVVNDYGVKLVDWEGYLANPYIELTVKPPTDVPFPVTIDLKAEGTSRLMMDLPSQLTATGATKQLTFAGATETKTFKLAIHSKRAPGVDELYTLRLSVRAGNGTTYTQTMPIRVQQDQKTAIEPTIPITFDYRYDTITGYFTNPAFRTAAEEAVKDWYRFFSIQPFDTVAAGAETNHLPGNDWANNITVTNNAAYNGMWVFFRGIQTPYSTGYPAANGKYATRNGVQLPGPLHRSTAMIFEYDEAGKQLFTSLADEDWYKTEIAGNVLDVHGLVMHEYGHAVAYHSDWAGMRSFVTSGGVNDAEVTAYQGRAVPLDSSYHIPGTQPYWDRLSGQSGGWNHLFPTRRWMLTKLALLVAENAGWPLNRNLTPFLAPSITTTTLPNAPTGQAYTQTLAAKGGVPFYDWRVTSGSLPPGLTLDRFTGAVTGTPTTAGTYSFNVELRDYDAQSAPVNRTFQLVVGGGGGGGNLALTATPSCSFTSAWESCAAINTGGDPTSSNSGGTNQGNRWGTWPQTGQQWADLTWSSAQSIKQAQVYFFDDGQGIDVPSSWKLQSWNGSAYVDVPGAGGYPIAVNQYNTVTFTAVNTTRLRVLLQSNGTSSVGLLEVKAFS
- a CDS encoding carbohydrate ABC transporter permease, which translates into the protein MAALSGQRRLERRWGLLMAVPAILGFAVFTAGPMIASLGLSLTDWQIGGTPAFVGTGNYAALADDELFWKSLGTTTYYTLGAVPVALIVAFAAAMLLNQRLRGLPVWRTIFYLPTLVPAIANVVLWLWIFNPDFGLLNALLSQAGLPTGMWIYDEETAVPSLIIMSTWGFGNTMVIFLAGLQGVPQHLYEAVSVDGGGPWHRFRHVTVPMMTPTIFYNLVVGVIGTFQVFNQAYVMTEGGPDNATLFYVYYLFRTAFRESEMGYASALAWVLFMIILLVTFVLFRNARRWVYYEMAGAR
- a CDS encoding carbohydrate ABC transporter permease, producing MRGRPLLYLALTAGAVPTLLPFVWLIRSALMQDTQMFIAPPQWMPDPFQWSNFPEALTAQPFGRYAVNTVVIAVVNVLGTVITCSIAAFSFSRLRWRGRNVVFAMLLSGVMLPYAVTLIPTFVMWQELGALNTIIPLTVPSWFAGAGGGVLNVFLLRQFFLTIPFELDEAAYIDGASPWRVFWTIVMPLSKPAIVVVTIFTFIGTWNDFLGPLLYLNDEEKYTLSLGLAAFQSIYITQWGYLMAASAAVIAPIIALFFVLQRYFIEGVTLTGIKN
- a CDS encoding nuclease-related domain-containing protein — its product is MGVPLSVHRWTKHGHDRLYVETADGIKVGWYDLRTQQHHLDQPGMWPEFQQAVTEWRRGAPAEPQRRRHPGTDLADQEAGAALQRRADRLRPQSRAVRLLARVAGVRTADYAWRTGAAGERHVAGKLDPLAVRGWKVLHGIRLGAGGDIDHLVIGPFGVFTVNTKHHPGAVVRVGERVVFVRGRAQPYVGKAGREAQRARLALSAALGRHLHVGPMIVVHGHRSLTGWVRRRPQGVRVLPSWAVGWWCKLPGRTVLTPEEVEQIYAAARRSSTWTTA
- a CDS encoding aminopeptidase P family protein, whose amino-acid sequence is MKKFHTGSHDLPVSAALEEFMRTGWLDTELDPPPLEVAAWTPARRDRLQQAFPGERIIVRSGDFRQRSADQHYRFRPHSAYVWLSGDQSSEGVLVKEPDGECALYLRPRSDRDNGEFFRDRKHGELWAGRRATLAESAKQFGLPTRHIDDLREGGRDQTDPEVATVLSELRLIKDAWEVAQLREAVAGTTRGFEDVVRALPGGSERSLEGVFWSRARLEGNDVGYNSIVAAGAHAATLHWTDNDGPLRDGDLLLLDAGMETTSLYTADVTRILPISGCFSPLQRDLYELCRRANDAAIAVLKPGVAYREFHRAAMTVLAHGLADLGVLPVSADEALQEDNGLHRRWTLCGSGHMLGLDVHDCAQARSTEYLDGTLAEGHVLTVEPGIYFQADDALIPAEMRGMGFRIEEDILITDSGCTILSDGLPRTAADVESWMDRVSRTSA